The Eubacterium maltosivorans genome includes the window AGGCCACAGGAGCCATAAACTTCGGTGCGTTCATCATAGCAAAGAGTCGGGATATCAATACCGTTTTCGCGGGCAACGTCTAAAATAGTCTGTTCCGCAAAACCCGTTACTTCTTTTCCGTTAATGTTAATTCTTAATTTCTTCATGTCCCTCTCTCCTTCCTAATCCACAGTTACTGCATCGAACTTACAAACGCTGGCACATTTGCCGCACTTAATACATTTTTCCTGATCGATAACGTGAACCTTCTTAGGCGCGCCCGAAATGGCCTCAACAGGACAGTTCCTGGCGCAACGGGTACAGCCGACACATTTTTCTTCATCAATGCTGTAGGTAATCAAGGCCTTACAGCTGTGAGCTGTACATTTATGTCTGTAAATATGATCTTCATACTCGTTTCTGAAATAACGCAGCGTGGTAAGAACCGGATTTGGCGCTGTCTGGCCAAGGCCACACATAGAACCTTCCTTAACTTTGAGACAGAGCTCTTCGAGAAGCTCGATATCGCCGTCGCGTCCATTGCCTTCTGTGATACGTGTCAGAATTTCAAGCATACGCATGGTTCCGATACGACAGTAGTTGCATTTACCACAGGATTCTTTGCGGGTAAAATCCAGAAAGAAACGTGCCATATCAACCATACAGGTGGTCTCGTCCATGACAACCATCCCACCGGAGCCCATAATCGCGCCGGTTTTAGTAATAGAAGGGTAGTCGATAACTGTGTCCACCAGCTCAGCTGGAACACATCCGCCGGATGGCCCGCCCATCTGAACAGCCTTAAAAGCCTTGTCATTTTTAATCCCGCCGCCGATATCATAAATGACATCACGAAGAGTTAAACCCATTGGGATTTCCACCAGACCGCCTTTTTTGATTTTACCGGTTAAGGCAAACACTTTTGTCCCCTTAGAGTTTTCATTTCCGAGCTGTCCATAGGTTTCACCGGAGTTTCTGAAAATCCACGGCACATTTGCGTAGGTTTCAACGTTATTAATATTGGTTGGCTTTGCCCAGTAGCCTTTCTGTGCCGGGAATGGCGGTTTGAGACGAGGCATTCCGCGTTCACCTTCAAGCGATGCGATTAAGGCGGTTTCCTCACCACAGACAAAAGCACCGGCACCTGCTTTAATTCTCAGATCAAAGCTGAAGTCTGAGCCAAAAATATTTTTGCCCAGATACCCTTTTTCCCGAGCCTGTCCGATGGCATTTTCAAGACGCTTGATGGCCAGCGGATACTCGGCACGGACATAGACAACACCCTGTGCGGCGCCAATGGCCTTAGCGGCAATGATCATTCCTTCAATGAGCGCGTGGGGGTCGCTTTCGAGCACAGACCGGTCCATAAAAGCGCCAGGGTCTCCTTCGTCTGCGTTACAGACTAAATACTTGACATCCCCTTTTGCCTTGTGGGCTTCGTTCCATTTAAACCATGTAGGGAAACCTGCTCCGCCTCGGCCGGCCAGTCCAGCCACCTTAACAGTGTCGATGATTTCTTCTGGTGTCATTTCATTAATCGCTTTTTCAGCTGCTTTATAGCCGTCAACAACCAGATAATCCTCAATGCGTTCCGGATCGATCACGCCGCAGTTCTGGAGCACCACACGCTTTTGTTTAGCGATCATTTCCTTATCCTGCGCTGCCATTTCCAGATCTGTAATATTTTTCTGTCCAAGAATATGTTCATCTACAATGCGTTCGACATCACCGGTGTCTACATTGACATAAGTAATCTTATTGCCAGAAGGATCGACCACATCCACGATGGGCTCCAGATAACAGGTGCCGATACAACCGGTTTTTTCGAGATCAATGCTCAGATTCTTTGCAGCCATCTGATCTTTAAAGGCTTCCTCCACCTTTGCGGCGCCAGCAGCGATACCGCAGCTTCCCTGTCCAATGATCACTTTATAGTTTTTCATCGCCTACGCCTCCTGTTCCTTCAGTTCTGTTAAGATGTTAACCACTTTATCCTTTGTGAGCTGACCATAGGTTTCACCGTCGATCATCATAACCGGCGATAAAGAGCAGCAACCCAGACATGCGACGTTCTCTAAAGTAAAAAGACCGTCCTCAGTGGTCTCCCCTTCTTTGATACCGAGATGCTCGACAACAGCTTCCTCGATCATCGAAGACCCATTAACATGACAGGCCGTTCCCTGGCAGAGCATGATCAAATGCTTACCGACAGGATTCATACGGAACTGGGCATAAAAAGTTGCAACACCGTATATTTTCGCTACTGGAATGTCTGTTTCACGAGAAATATACAGCATTAAATCCGGAGAGAGATAGCCGTAGGTTTCCTGCGCCTTCTGCAGGATGGTAATCAGGCTCCCTGCTACATTGGCATACTCATCCAGAACTGCATCTAATTCTGGAAATTTTGGTTCATCCTGACAGCCGCAGCCGCAGAGATGGTCATGATGGTGTTCGTGATTCATAATTACTCCTTACTTTTTTCTTCCTGACTTAACAGGCTTCCTCAACTTCTTCCACTTGCACAATGTATCCAATTTTTTTAAAGAAATTTTCCCGCTTTAAGGATAAAACGGGAATGTTTTGCGGTAATATTTTCTTATTCTATAATATAAATCCTTATTGATTTTATTATACTACTATTTCTAAAATTTGCAAGTCTTTCTTGCGAATTTTTTCACTTTTATTCTAATAAATTTTTCTTTCATTCTTCATCTCAATGGTTTCTCCTGTCTGAGTTGCTGCAGCTGCCTTTTTACTGGGAATAAGGGTCAGTATAATCCCACACAAAATAGCCGCAAAGCCACAAATCGTATAAAAGCTCGGGACCTCACCCACAAAGAAAAAGACGAAAACAGGGTTAAGTATTGGCTCCAGCAGCGATAGAATCGACGCTTCAAACGCAGATACCAACCGGACCCCTTTGAGAAAAAACAGGTAAGAAATACCAATTTGAAAGACTCCGAGCAATACAAGGTATAACCAGTTTACAGTGGGGATGCCTGAAAAAGATATCTGGCTGTGCATAAACACAAGCATTACTCCAGCCATGATAAAATTGATAAATCCAATGATAGTGATATCATTCATCGGATACTTTTTCTCCATAAAATACTGTTCGAGCGCGTAAGCAATACCTGCCGACAAGGCCAAAAGGTTTCCTGCCATGGCAGTCGCATTCCCCGAGGCATTCAACGGGTCGCAAAAAATAATAATAATACCGGCCAGAATCGTAACCCTTGGAATAAACTCCCACGCGACCAGCTTCTTTTTACCGCCGATAAGATAAGCCAGATACAGCCACAAAGGCGCTGTACACTGCAATATAATCGCATTGGCGGCAGTTGTCAGCTTAGTGGCAATGACAAAGCTGATGGTTAGATAGGTATAGGAAATAATAAGCCCGATATAATTTTTGCTGAACTTGATTTCTTTCCATTTTATAAACGGCAGAAAAACACACCCTGCAATCAAACTTCTTGCAAAAGCAATGCTAATTGCACTCGCTTCAATGCTTTTAATCAAAAGGCCGCCTGTGCTCATTAGCGTGACGGCCAGTAAAATAAAGCATGCTCCTCTATTTTTTGAATTCATTCCCTGCAGCACCTAAATCATCCGGTGGCCTCTTTGAAGGCCAGTATCGCCGGAGCGCACAAATTCCAAAATTCCATATGGCTCAATCATATTAAAAAACGCATCGACCTTATCCCGGGTACCGGTGATTTCAAGTACCAGGCTTTCGCGTGCCACATCTACAACATTGGCTCTGAATAAATTAGAAATTTCTACAATGTTGGAGCGGGTTTCGTCGTTGGCTTTGACCTTAATAAACACTAGTTCCCTGCGAATTGAATCCTCCGGTTTAAGCTCAATGACCTTGATGACGTCGATAAGTTTGTTTAGCTGTTTTTTTATCTGGGCAAGAATATGCTCATCGCCCGTAACCGTTATGGTAATGCGAGATACCTGAGCATCCTCTGTTGTGCCGACAGTCAGGCTGTCAATATTATAGCCGCGCCTTGCAAAAAGCCCTGCAATACGGCTTAAAACCCCAAAGTTATTTTCAACTAAGAGGGATAAACAATAGTTTTCCATGGCTTCTCTCCTAAATCTTTATAAAGTCTTCATGAACCTGACATTCAATCAGAGTCGGCCCGTTGTGGGCAATGGCGTCATTCAAGGCCGCTTCGGCCTCTGCATTGGTGCTCGCCTGATACCCTTTAATGCCATATGCCTCAGCCAACTTCATAAAATCAATGCTGAAATTAATGTCTGTCCCACTGTAATGATTTTTTCCGTAATTATCATGCTGAAGCTGACGCACCATTCCAAGCTTGTGGTTATTGATCATAATAATGTTGATATTCAGGTTATGTTCTGCGATAACCCCCAGCTCGCCCATGGACATCTGAAAGCTGCCATCGCCGCAAATTGCAAAGATCTGTTTCGGGTTTTCCCGTGTCGCAAAGGCAACGCCACCGGCCGCTGGAATGCTGTATCCCATAGTCCCCAAGCCGCCTGAAGTAAAATAATGCCGGTCCTTGCAAACCTTAAAATACAGCGCAGACCAAATTTGATTCAGCCCGACATCTGCAACGACGGTCGCATTATCCGAAGCAATCTCCCCTAACTTTTCAAACAGAAGCTTGGGATTCACCAGGCCCAGTTCCAGATGTGTATCATACAAAAGCGGATGATTTTCCTTGATAATCTCAATGGTTTTCAACCAGTCCCTGGTATCCTTTTTCAAATCCTTCTGGATCAGATCCAGTAAAACCGTACGTGCATCGCCTACAATGGGTACATTGGTATCATCAATGTTTTTCCCGATTTCTGCAGGGTCAATATCAATGTGGATGAGCTCCATATCATTGATCATATCCATCAGGTTATTGGTTCCCCTGTCAGACATCCGGGCGCCTACGCAGATACAGAGATCTGCTGCCTCTAAAATTTTATTCGAATACTCAAAGCCATGGCTGCCGGCAATCCCGCAGTACAACGGATTGTCTTCCGGAAAACACCCAATCCCCATCAGTGTAGTGATAACAGGAATCCCATTTTGTTCTGCAAAGGTAAGGAGTTCTTTTTCGGCATAGCTTAAAACCACGCCACCGCCGGCATAAATGATCGGACGCTTAGCTGCTTTCATCTTTCTGATCGCTCTCCGTATCTGACCCGTATGTCCCTCGTAGGTTGGCTTATATCCCCGTATTTCTACCTTCTCACAATATTTGATACTTTTGAGATTCGTATTCTGCACATCTCTTGGAATATCAATCAAAACAGGACCTGGCCGGCCTGTGGAGGCAATGTGAAATGCTTCTCTTATAATCCGCGGAATATCTGCCGCGTCCTGAACCAGATAAGAATGTTTTGTAAATGGTTCAGTGGCACCGGTAATATCCGCTTCCTGAAAAGCATCCGTTCCAATAAGATCTCTGTTAACCTGTCCTGTAATGGCAACAAGCGGAATAGAGTCTAAATAAGCGGTAGCGATTCCAGTGACCATATTGGTTGCCCCCGGACCAGAGGTTGCCAGGCAGACACCTACCTTGCCAGACTCTCTTGAATAACCGCTGGCGTAATGGGGTCCTGCCTGTTCATTCCGGACCAGCACATGCTGGATGGGTGATTCACGAAATGCTTCGTATAAGGGCAGCAGCGCACCGCCCGGATAACCGAAGACAACCTCCACATTCTCTTTCTCCAAACACTTTAAAATTAATTTTGCCGCTAACAGTGGAATCACTCCCTTTACTTTAGTATAATTTAGTAATTCAGTCTATGATATTATTTTTAAAATAAACTGTCAAGACTATTTTAAAAGATAAAAATTTAACGATATATCAACAATTTACCTAAGAGCGGCGTTTTAACGGTAATCGCCTTCTTAGGACACATTTCCTGACAACAGTAGCACCGAATGCATTTATGATAATTGTAATGCGGCACACGGCCCTTGTGTGTTTCCTTCCAGGTCAGCGCTTTATCCTCCAGAGGACAGGACGCGACACAGATACCACAGCGCACACAGCGCTCCTCAATGATAACGGGTTTTCTGGTAATCAACCCTCTGATTTTAGACAACTGGCCAATGGTGCTGTTCACCTCGGACCGGACTGGAATCCGCTCAACATTAAAGTTCCGGTTGACGTGGTCCTCCAGCTTTTCGCCGAGGATCTCAATTCTACCAGCGTCACCTGTGCCAAGTCCCATCTCTTCACCAGAAACAATTGTTGGCACATAAGACGGCTCCAGGTCCACCAAACGGGCAAAGGTAGCATCCAGAGCGACAGGATCATCTGAAACCAGCAGCAAATTCATGGCAACGGGTGTGCCTGACGCCGGGCCATTCCCCTCCATGGCGATAATCCCATCCATGACAAAAAGACGGGGCTTTATGCAGAGGTTCAAATCGACCAGCATTTTTCCAAATTGCAGGCTGTCAGGATAACGCGCGTGGCACGCTCCCTTATTAAATCCATAAACACAACCAAGCTGGTTTTTTACCGCACCGGTAATCCGTGTGAGACCGTGAGTTTTCATCTTACAGATGCTGATAATGGCATCGCTTTCCAAGACACCCTCAGCCAGTTCAAATTTCTTGGTCGTCACCCCTTCAGGATAAGCGACTGATTCTCCCTTTGAAAACTCCAAAAGTGAGATGTCATGCCGGTCGGCCACTTCCTTGATTCCTGCTTCCTCTGCAACCTTTTCAGGATTTCCGATTCCCGGAGAATCGCCATAGCAGAGATGCTTACACGCCGCCTCTTCCAGAATGCGAACCACTGCTTCAAACACTGCCGGATGAGTCGTTACGGCACTTTCCTTTTTCTTACCGCGAAGCAGATTAGGCTTCAGTAAAATCTTTTCCTCGGGGCGGACAAAACGCTCGATCCCCCCCAGTGCTGATACGCCCTTCTTTAGAGCTTTATAAACAGCTTCTGTGTCATAGGAATCACATTGAATTAAAGCTACCTGAGACATTCCTTACCTCTTTATTTGCCAGTCAGCTCGATGCCGTTGGCCGTCTGTTTTATTTTCTTTTCTTTCATCAGCTTGCCCAATGCGCGTTTAAAGGAGCTTTTGCTCATCTTAAACTCCTTGCTGATGATTGAAGGATTCGTTTTGTCATTATACGGCAGCATGCCGCCGTTTTTCTTCAACTTATCCAGAATTAAAAACGCATCCTTCGGTATTTCTTTATAAGCTTTTTTATTGGGGCTTAAAACCAGCTTGCCATCCTTACGAATCTCTGTGACTCTGGCCTTGATTTTATCGCCACAGTGAAAATCGGAGGTCATTTCTTTTTTCAGGATCATGCCGTGATAGGCGTTGTCTACAGCGACAAATGCTCCAAGCTCTGGATTGATCTGATAAATATACCCTTCAACCCAATCGCCGTCCTTATAGGGTGACTGAGCCTTTAGCAGCGGATAAACCTTCATGGTCGCACACAGACGGTTGCTCTTGTCAATATAAAGATTCACAAGGTATTCGCGCCCCTTCTGCACTCTTGTAATCTGCTCATGGTAAGGCAGCAAGAGATCTTTCTCCAGGCCCCAGTCCAAAAAGGCGCCGACCTTAGTGATGTCCACCACCCTTAAAGGCGCAAACTCGCCCAGCATAATTTTGGGCTTTCTTGTCGTCGCGATGAGACGATCCTGGGAATCCCGGTAAACAAACGCCTCAATTTCATCACCAACCTTACAGTTTTCAGGCGCTTCCTTTTGCGGCAGCAGAACACTGTCCTTCTTTTTATCACTACTATCGCCTGCTGTTAAATATAAACCTACTGATGTCTGACGGTCAACCGTCAAATGCTGCATTTTTCCTATTTCGATCACTTTACTTTCCACTTATTCCTTTTTTAAAATTTTGTATACAGATTTATCTTATTGCAAAAAATAGGACTTAAAAAGTCCTATTCAGCCATTACTTAATTTCTTTAATTTCTTTTCGGTTCGCTTCGATTTTATCGTTCAGCTCTTTCAGCTGTACCTGGAGGTTGTAGAGTATTTTATCCGAATAATGCTGTGTCCCAATACGCAACTCTTTAGCGCTTGCCTGAGCATTTTTTATGATCGTTTCTGCCTGAGCCGTGGCGGTTCTGGTAATTTCGTTGGTATCAATCATTTCCTTCAACTTTTTCTCAGCTTCATTTTTGATCCGCTCTGCATCTCCTTCTGCTTCGACCATTATTTTTTTCTTCTGCTCTACTATTTCCCGGGCCTGTACCAGCTCTGCCGGCAGTTCCTCCCGTATTTCATCGATGATTTCCATTATTTCTTCGGGACTGACCAAAGCCTTTGACGAAAATGGCAGGGTATTTCCCTTTTCCACAAGTTCTTCCAATTCAGTTAGCAGTTCTAAAACCTTCATTCTCTAGCATCCTTCCCATATTTTATCCGTATCGCTTTTTCAACATGTGGAGGTATGAAATCTGACACATCCCCATCGAATTCCATAAGCTCCCGCACGACGCTTGAGCTCAAGTAGGAATATTGATTGTTTGTCACCATAAAAAAAGTTTCAACATCACTGTCCAGTTTTTTATTTGTCAGGGCCATCTGCAGCTCAAATTCAAAGTCCTGTACTGTCCGAAGGCCCTTCAGGATTACCTGGGCTCCTTTTGATTTTGCATAGTCCACCAGCAGAGAGGACGAAGCATCAACCTCTACGTTTTCCAAATGGGCCACACTCTCTCGGATCATCGCACACCTTTCCTCACTGGAAAACAGGTAATTCTTTTTATAATTTACCATTACGCACACAATGACCTTATCAAAATGCTTTGAGGCTCTTTCTATAATGTCCAGATGACCAAAGGTAACCGGGTCAAAGCTTCCGGGATACACAGCACTTCTCATTGACCAAAATTCTCCCAACTATAAAAACTGACTAATGTCGTTCCATACTTTTTTTCTTTATATTTTGCAAATGATTTAATCGTTATTGGCATTATAACAGATTTTTCGTGTTCCATCATTATAATTCCATCAGAATTCAAGATTTTTTTCTCACAGATTTTTTCCACGATCGAAATCATGCTAATTCCATCCTTATACGGTGGATCCATGTACATCATATCACATTTTACTGAATTTTTGCATAAAAAACCAATTCCTTCTTCTGCTGAACATTTTTTTACAATTGCTCTGCTTTCGAAACCAGTCAATTTTAAATTTTTCTTAATAATACCAATGCTGTCTCTGGAAATATCAAAAAAATAGGCCTGCGGAACCCCGCGGCTGAGAGCTTCTATCCCCATGGCGCCGCTCCCGCCAAAAAGATCAACAAAAACCTGGGCTTCCCTCAGTTCTACCTGAATACTGTTAAAGACAGCCCCCTTAACCTTATCTGTCGTCGGTCTTATAAAGTCGCCGCAGATGGATACAAGGTTTGTTCCTCTTTTTTCTCCTGCTATTACACGCATTTCATTCTCCCTCTAATTCATAGAAATTTCCGATAAATTTTTGTAGAATGTTTCAATAATCCGAGCCCTGTAGGCCATTGTCTCTTTATCGCTGGAATTGTAAATTTCTGTTGCCACTCTTTTGGTTTCACTTATAAGATCAAAATCCTCATAAGGATTTAACGCTTTGAATTCGGGGAATCCGTGCTGCTTCAATCCAAAATAATCGCCCGGCCCGCGCAGACGGTAATCTTCATCTGCGATCTTCTTGCCACTGTGGTTGTTGACAATCACGCGCATCCGCTCAATGGTCTGTTCGTTTCTGGAATTAGAGACTAAAAAGCAATAGGATTGATGCATTCCCCGCCCCACACGCCCCCGGAGCTGATGGAGCTGGGACAGACCAAAACGGTCTGCGCTGAGAATCGTGATCACTGAAACATTGGGCACGTCGATCCCAACTTCAATAATACTGGTAGCGACCAGAAGGTCAATTTCACAGCTGTTAAAGGCATCAATGATCTGCTTTTTGTCTTCAGCAGGCATACGACTGTAAAGACAGGCTATGCGGTAACGGCTTCCGTAAAACTGTTTTACCTCTGAAAATACGCTTTGAATGTCCTTAACCTCACTCATTTCCTCTGACTCTTCAATGAACGGGCAAATGACAAAAGCCTGCCGTCCCTTGTTCATTTCATCTGCCATAAAATTCAAAATCTTCGGATAAGATTTCTCATTATAAAAATAGGTCTTAATTTTTTTTCGTCCTTTTGGCAGTTCGTCAATGTAGGAAACATCCAAATCGCCATAAAGAATTAACGCCAGTGTTCTGGGAATTGGGGTAGCGCTCATGACCAGTGTGTGTGGTGTTTCTCCCTTTAGACTGAGCCTCCCGCGCTGCTTAACCCCAAAACGGTGCTGCTCATCGGTGATGACCAAGCCCAGATTATAATAGGCCACGCTGTCCTGTATAAGTGCATGCGTACCGATGATCACCTGCGCCTCACCGCTGGCAATGGTCGCCAGCACCGCGTTTCGTTCTTTTGCTTTCTGTGAGCCCGTCAGAAGCTCAACACGAATGCCGTAGGGTTCAAGATACTGTTTAAAATTCGCGGCGTGCTGGTTAGCCAGTATCTCTGTCGGCGCCATATATGCGGTCTGGTAGCCATTGAGCGCCATGAGATAAGCACACGCAACCGCAATGATCGTTTTTCCAGAGCCTACATCGCCCTGAACCAGCCGGTTCATAACGATTCCCTTTTTCATATCGTCCACAATGTCATCAAGTACCTTCAGCTGGCTGGCTGTCAGTTCAAAGGGAAGGCCTTTGGCAAAACGCCTGAGCGCCTCAAAATTGTCAAGACTGATCTTTGACACACCGTTTAAAGCCCGGCTGTTCATAATACCAATGTTGATCTTCAGCGCTTCCTCAAACTTTATCCGTCCCTTTCCTTCAGCCACATCCTCGGGTGTATCCGGAAAATGTATTTTTTTAAGGGCCTGCTCTTTTGACAGCAAGTGATACTTTTTCTGGTAACGCTTTGGCAAATCGTCTTTTATGAGCATCTGCTGCTTAAAAACAGCAGCCATATATTTTTTTAGCGATTCCCCTGGAACGCCCTCAATCTTGGGATAAACAGGGGTAAGAATAAAGAAATCCTCTAGCTTGCTCTCGTGAGCAAACTGGGGATTATACATTTGACGCCGATTATTCTTTATGACAACCTTTCCGAAAAAATAATAGGTTTCATTTTCGGAAAAAATATCTCTGAGATAGGGCTGGTTAAACCAGACGATCTCGCCTTTTACCGGTTCGCCATTTTCAAGCGTTTCAACAACCGGCAGCACAAAAAGAGACATATTTTTCCGGATACGCCGCAGTGTTCCTCTTTTCGCCGCAACAGCCTTTATGGTTACAGACTCCTCAGTTTCTGTTTGAAACGAGCCCATTATTTTTCGATTCAGATACTTTCGGGGATAAAAATCAAGCAGCTCTTCAATTGTTGTAATACCGTGTTCTCCAAAAGCTTCAGCCCTTTTGGGACCGATACCCGATATGTTTCTAATTGAATCCGATGCTTTCATCTTATCCCCTCTAAATTTACTCTACCGACACAATGTAATAATACAGCGGCTGTCCGCCTTCGTTAATTTCTACATCGCAGTCTTCAAATTTTTCTTCCAGATCTTCAACCAGCGCTTCCGCATCGTCCTCAGCCACATCTGAGCCGTAATAAACAGAAACCAGCTCGCTGTCCTCGTCAACCATTTTATCCAGAAGTTCTTTGGTCACCGCAGCTACTTCATCGCCCTTCACGACGATTTCGCCGCCGAAAATACCGATAATATCATTTTTGGCAATCTTCAGGCCATTGATCTTTGTATCCCGAACCGCAAAGGTAACCTCTCCGGTTTTAACCGTCGGAATGACTTCCAGCATGTTCTTTTCATTTTCTTCCCAGTCAACCTCGGGCTGGAAAGTCAGCATTGCTGTGACACACTGTGGAATTGTCTTGGTTGGAATAACATGCACATGCTTTTCTGAAATGGCCTGTGCCTGATTGGCAGCCATGATAATATTGCTGTTATTCGGGAAAAGGAAAATTTCTTCCGCATTGGTCTTTTCTATTTCATCCAGAAAATCCTGGGTGCTTGGATTCATGGTCTGTCCACCGGAAATCACACGGGTAATCCCCAGATCCTTAAACAAATTGGTAAGGCCCGCTCCCGGGGATACGGCTACAAAACCATAGGGCTTAGCTGGCTCACTGTCTTCAGCTTCCCCTTCAGGTGCGCCGAGCATTTCACGCATATTATCAACCTTCATACGGATCAGAGCGCCATAGGTCAGACCTTTTTCAAAAGCCTTGCCTGGGTGGTCAGTGTGCACATGCACTTTGATGATGTCGTCATCTTTAATGACGAGCACACAGTCCCCGATCGTATTTAAATATTCACGCAGCTCATTATCGTCCGCTTCGGCAGCGTCCTTAACGATGAATTCAGTACAATAGCCAAAGGTAATGTCCTCAGGCCGCATATTTGAATCGTCGACAAAACGCTCGCGGTCGCTGATATTCAGATGCACCTCCTGGCTCAGCTCCTGATTGGTCATTCCTTTATAGGCGCCTTCCATAATAAAAATCAAGCCTTGTCCACCGGCGTCTACCACACCAGCTTCCTTTAATACCGGCAGCAATTCTGGTGTTTTCGCCAACGATTTTTTGCCATAGGAAATGATGTTTTCAAGATAATCGTCCAGATTATCGTAACGGTCGTAATTGTCCATGGCAAATTCGGCCATTTCACGCGCAACTGTCAGAATTGTACCTTCAGTAGGCTTCATGACAGCTTTATAAGCAGCGTCTGCGGCGGCGCGAATCGCCATTCCAAGGCCCTTGATATCCAATTCTTCTTTATCTTTACAACCTTCGGCTAAGCCGCGGAGCAGTTGAGACAGGATAACGCCTGAGTTGCCGCGCGCACCGATCAAAGCACCGCTGGATGCGGTCTTTGCCACACTATAAAGGCTGACGCCCGTCATTTTTTCC containing:
- a CDS encoding DMT family transporter, whose protein sequence is MNSKNRGACFILLAVTLMSTGGLLIKSIEASAISIAFARSLIAGCVFLPFIKWKEIKFSKNYIGLIISYTYLTISFVIATKLTTAANAIILQCTAPLWLYLAYLIGGKKKLVAWEFIPRVTILAGIIIIFCDPLNASGNATAMAGNLLALSAGIAYALEQYFMEKKYPMNDITIIGFINFIMAGVMLVFMHSQISFSGIPTVNWLYLVLLGVFQIGISYLFFLKGVRLVSAFEASILSLLEPILNPVFVFFFVGEVPSFYTICGFAAILCGIILTLIPSKKAAAATQTGETIEMKNERKIY
- a CDS encoding NADH-quinone oxidoreductase subunit NuoF, with protein sequence MKNYKVIIGQGSCGIAAGAAKVEEAFKDQMAAKNLSIDLEKTGCIGTCYLEPIVDVVDPSGNKITYVNVDTGDVERIVDEHILGQKNITDLEMAAQDKEMIAKQKRVVLQNCGVIDPERIEDYLVVDGYKAAEKAINEMTPEEIIDTVKVAGLAGRGGAGFPTWFKWNEAHKAKGDVKYLVCNADEGDPGAFMDRSVLESDPHALIEGMIIAAKAIGAAQGVVYVRAEYPLAIKRLENAIGQAREKGYLGKNIFGSDFSFDLRIKAGAGAFVCGEETALIASLEGERGMPRLKPPFPAQKGYWAKPTNINNVETYANVPWIFRNSGETYGQLGNENSKGTKVFALTGKIKKGGLVEIPMGLTLRDVIYDIGGGIKNDKAFKAVQMGGPSGGCVPAELVDTVIDYPSITKTGAIMGSGGMVVMDETTCMVDMARFFLDFTRKESCGKCNYCRIGTMRMLEILTRITEGNGRDGDIELLEELCLKVKEGSMCGLGQTAPNPVLTTLRYFRNEYEDHIYRHKCTAHSCKALITYSIDEEKCVGCTRCARNCPVEAISGAPKKVHVIDQEKCIKCGKCASVCKFDAVTVD
- the ilvN gene encoding acetolactate synthase small subunit yields the protein MENYCLSLLVENNFGVLSRIAGLFARRGYNIDSLTVGTTEDAQVSRITITVTGDEHILAQIKKQLNKLIDVIKVIELKPEDSIRRELVFIKVKANDETRSNIVEISNLFRANVVDVARESLVLEITGTRDKVDAFFNMIEPYGILEFVRSGDTGLQRGHRMI
- the nuoE gene encoding NADH-quinone oxidoreductase subunit NuoE, with product MNHEHHHDHLCGCGCQDEPKFPELDAVLDEYANVAGSLITILQKAQETYGYLSPDLMLYISRETDIPVAKIYGVATFYAQFRMNPVGKHLIMLCQGTACHVNGSSMIEEAVVEHLGIKEGETTEDGLFTLENVACLGCCSLSPVMMIDGETYGQLTKDKVVNILTELKEQEA
- the coaD gene encoding pantetheine-phosphate adenylyltransferase, whose translation is MRSAVYPGSFDPVTFGHLDIIERASKHFDKVIVCVMVNYKKNYLFSSEERCAMIRESVAHLENVEVDASSSLLVDYAKSKGAQVILKGLRTVQDFEFELQMALTNKKLDSDVETFFMVTNNQYSYLSSSVVRELMEFDGDVSDFIPPHVEKAIRIKYGKDARE
- a CDS encoding CvfB family protein, with product MIEIGKMQHLTVDRQTSVGLYLTAGDSSDKKKDSVLLPQKEAPENCKVGDEIEAFVYRDSQDRLIATTRKPKIMLGEFAPLRVVDITKVGAFLDWGLEKDLLLPYHEQITRVQKGREYLVNLYIDKSNRLCATMKVYPLLKAQSPYKDGDWVEGYIYQINPELGAFVAVDNAYHGMILKKEMTSDFHCGDKIKARVTEIRKDGKLVLSPNKKAYKEIPKDAFLILDKLKKNGGMLPYNDKTNPSIISKEFKMSKSSFKRALGKLMKEKKIKQTANGIELTGK
- a CDS encoding DUF362 domain-containing protein produces the protein MSQVALIQCDSYDTEAVYKALKKGVSALGGIERFVRPEEKILLKPNLLRGKKKESAVTTHPAVFEAVVRILEEAACKHLCYGDSPGIGNPEKVAEEAGIKEVADRHDISLLEFSKGESVAYPEGVTTKKFELAEGVLESDAIISICKMKTHGLTRITGAVKNQLGCVYGFNKGACHARYPDSLQFGKMLVDLNLCIKPRLFVMDGIIAMEGNGPASGTPVAMNLLLVSDDPVALDATFARLVDLEPSYVPTIVSGEEMGLGTGDAGRIEILGEKLEDHVNRNFNVERIPVRSEVNSTIGQLSKIRGLITRKPVIIEERCVRCGICVASCPLEDKALTWKETHKGRVPHYNYHKCIRCYCCQEMCPKKAITVKTPLLGKLLIYR
- the ilvB gene encoding biosynthetic-type acetolactate synthase large subunit, whose product is MLAAKLILKCLEKENVEVVFGYPGGALLPLYEAFRESPIQHVLVRNEQAGPHYASGYSRESGKVGVCLATSGPGATNMVTGIATAYLDSIPLVAITGQVNRDLIGTDAFQEADITGATEPFTKHSYLVQDAADIPRIIREAFHIASTGRPGPVLIDIPRDVQNTNLKSIKYCEKVEIRGYKPTYEGHTGQIRRAIRKMKAAKRPIIYAGGGVVLSYAEKELLTFAEQNGIPVITTLMGIGCFPEDNPLYCGIAGSHGFEYSNKILEAADLCICVGARMSDRGTNNLMDMINDMELIHIDIDPAEIGKNIDDTNVPIVGDARTVLLDLIQKDLKKDTRDWLKTIEIIKENHPLLYDTHLELGLVNPKLLFEKLGEIASDNATVVADVGLNQIWSALYFKVCKDRHYFTSGGLGTMGYSIPAAGGVAFATRENPKQIFAICGDGSFQMSMGELGVIAEHNLNINIIMINNHKLGMVRQLQHDNYGKNHYSGTDINFSIDFMKLAEAYGIKGYQASTNAEAEAALNDAIAHNGPTLIECQVHEDFIKI